The following coding sequences are from one Enterococcus sp. 4G2_DIV0659 window:
- a CDS encoding glycoside hydrolase family 65 protein → MNILLFTLTSNTLHIQEQKEQQLLAKHSLPFSNFEFPATAEALVTQIKELFPVVKGAIFNEIATDFYTKNPHATPLNTTIESLVKLFSERLNIPILTTFELEKTLNLSEAFKKKEEHLTWHLDYFGYVPGKEEYSVESLLTIGNGFMGLRGTTPEMTLSNEHYPATYIAGLYNEEQSEIAGQIVENEDFVNAPNNQFITIQIEGTDEWLTLETATLHSLHRNLDLKTGLFTATMIIEDTHQHQVQITTYKIVNMAKMNNYSIKYSIKPLNFSKNITVKTTADASVYNFNVERYRNLTAKHFHVTHLSAKKNQTIIEIQTNQSKINVQQAATLIGDFFEPDAIKHAIDEEVIEQTVTFYAQQKNTYTLEKHVQVKASLNENNWASPSPLATSFDTEFMESKAAWETLWEKADIQLTGDLMSQKLLRVHTYHLFVSASPFSNNELDVSVTARGLHGEAYRGHIFWDEIFILPFYILHFPQTAKQLLMYRYNRLNKAKDNARQSNYEGAMYPWQSGLDGSEDTQKLHLNPLNGEWGEDHSILQRHVSLAIAYNVWMYWNNSRDDQFIRDYGAEMLLEIANFWRSAATFDKKTNRYSIDKVMGPDEFHEGYPNSSESGLKNNAYTNLMVVWLFEELENILSLLNTQEQRILFNKTGMTQEKLEQMNDIRKRLSLEVNEDGIIAQYEGYFELKEIDWEQAKAKYGNIYRMDRILKAEGQSPDEYKVAKQADTLMLFYNLNKDKIDEILDELGYQLPEDYLEKNLLYYLNRTSHGSTLSRIVHAQLAEEVAFHDLSWKLYQEALYSDYQDIQGGTTAEGIHTGVMAATIYVTLTTYAGIDTKKKNLTIQPNLPKNWDDLAFTIDHKGIHYHLILSKKTIQIRPSQDTTVIVNNQPYQLSKQKETIITY, encoded by the coding sequence ATGAACATTCTGTTATTCACGCTCACATCAAATACGTTACATATCCAAGAACAAAAGGAGCAGCAACTACTTGCTAAACACTCTTTGCCCTTTTCAAACTTTGAATTTCCTGCAACTGCCGAAGCCTTAGTAACGCAAATAAAAGAGCTATTCCCTGTTGTGAAAGGGGCTATTTTTAATGAAATTGCAACTGATTTTTATACAAAAAATCCTCACGCAACTCCATTAAACACAACTATCGAAAGTTTAGTAAAACTTTTTTCAGAACGATTAAACATTCCCATACTCACCACTTTTGAACTAGAAAAAACGCTAAACTTATCAGAAGCTTTCAAAAAGAAAGAAGAGCACTTAACATGGCATTTAGACTATTTCGGTTACGTGCCAGGCAAAGAGGAATATTCTGTTGAATCCTTGCTAACAATTGGTAACGGCTTTATGGGTTTACGTGGCACAACACCTGAAATGACTCTTTCAAATGAACATTATCCTGCCACTTACATTGCTGGTCTTTACAATGAAGAACAATCAGAAATCGCTGGTCAAATCGTAGAAAACGAAGACTTCGTCAATGCACCAAACAATCAATTTATCACGATTCAAATAGAAGGAACCGATGAGTGGCTGACTCTAGAAACTGCTACGTTACATTCTTTACACAGAAATCTTGATTTGAAAACGGGATTGTTTACCGCAACGATGATTATTGAAGATACCCATCAACACCAAGTACAAATAACCACTTATAAAATAGTCAACATGGCAAAAATGAATAATTATAGTATCAAGTATTCAATCAAACCTTTAAATTTCTCTAAAAATATTACCGTAAAAACAACAGCAGATGCTTCTGTCTATAATTTTAATGTGGAAAGATACCGTAATCTAACAGCGAAGCACTTCCATGTTACACACCTATCTGCTAAAAAGAACCAAACAATAATCGAAATTCAAACCAATCAATCAAAAATAAATGTTCAACAAGCAGCAACTCTGATAGGCGATTTTTTTGAACCCGATGCAATCAAACATGCAATTGATGAAGAAGTGATTGAGCAAACCGTCACTTTTTATGCACAGCAAAAAAATACGTATACGTTGGAAAAACATGTTCAAGTCAAAGCTTCCTTAAATGAAAACAATTGGGCAAGTCCATCTCCTTTAGCCACTTCTTTTGATACAGAATTTATGGAAAGTAAAGCAGCTTGGGAAACACTTTGGGAAAAAGCAGATATCCAACTTACTGGTGACTTGATGTCACAAAAGTTGCTGCGGGTCCATACCTATCATCTATTCGTTTCAGCATCACCATTCAGTAATAATGAACTAGATGTCTCCGTCACTGCAAGAGGTTTACATGGTGAAGCTTATCGCGGTCATATTTTTTGGGATGAAATCTTTATCTTGCCATTTTATATACTGCATTTCCCGCAAACCGCAAAGCAGTTATTGATGTATCGCTATAATCGCTTAAACAAAGCAAAGGACAATGCTCGCCAAAGCAACTACGAAGGCGCAATGTATCCTTGGCAATCTGGTCTTGATGGTAGTGAAGATACACAAAAACTGCATTTAAATCCCTTAAATGGTGAATGGGGTGAAGATCATAGCATCCTTCAACGTCATGTATCATTAGCGATTGCTTACAATGTCTGGATGTATTGGAATAACTCAAGAGACGATCAATTCATTAGAGACTATGGGGCTGAAATGCTCTTAGAGATTGCTAACTTTTGGCGCAGCGCTGCAACCTTCGACAAAAAAACGAATCGTTATTCCATTGACAAAGTGATGGGGCCTGACGAATTCCACGAGGGATATCCTAACAGCTCAGAAAGCGGCTTAAAAAATAATGCCTACACGAATTTGATGGTTGTTTGGCTATTTGAAGAGTTGGAAAATATCCTCTCACTATTAAATACGCAAGAACAAAGAATATTATTTAATAAAACTGGGATGACTCAAGAAAAACTTGAACAAATGAACGACATCCGCAAACGTTTATCCCTTGAAGTTAACGAAGACGGGATCATCGCCCAATACGAAGGCTATTTCGAGTTAAAAGAAATTGATTGGGAACAAGCAAAAGCAAAATATGGCAATATTTATCGAATGGATCGTATTTTAAAAGCAGAAGGACAATCTCCAGATGAGTATAAAGTAGCAAAACAAGCAGATACGTTGATGCTCTTTTACAATTTAAATAAAGACAAAATCGATGAGATTTTGGATGAGCTTGGTTATCAGTTACCAGAAGATTATCTAGAAAAAAATCTTTTGTACTACTTAAACAGAACCTCCCACGGCTCAACACTTTCAAGAATCGTTCATGCACAACTAGCAGAAGAGGTGGCCTTTCATGATCTATCATGGAAATTATACCAAGAGGCACTCTATTCTGATTATCAAGACATTCAAGGCGGCACAACAGCTGAAGGAATCCATACTGGTGTAATGGCCGCAACGATTTACGTTACCTTGACTACTTATGCTGGGATTGATACTAAGAAGAAAAATCTTACGATCCAACCAAACTTGCCAAAAAACTGGGATGATCTGGCATTTACTATTGATCACAAAGGAATTCATTACCATTTGATTCTTTCAAAGAAAACCATTCAGATTCGCCCTTCCCAAGATACAACAGTCATTGTCAATAATCAGCCTTACCAATTAAGCAAACAAAAAGAAACGATCATTACTTATTAA
- the treR gene encoding trehalose operon repressor: MNKFHDIFLELEKGILEGKYQPGTLLPSENQLVEHYSVSRETIRKALNLLINAGYIQKKQGKGSIVLNVRKFDLPISGVISYKELQEAQQIHSVTRVVELKEEKVSESLARLTGWKKDAAVWRLVRQREIDGEVVIVDIDYLLKEIVQELPEERAADSIYDYFENDLGLAISYAQKEITVETITLDDKRLMDIQGDTHVVVVRSVVCLEDTRCFEYTESRHRLDKFKFVDFARRRKG, from the coding sequence ATGAATAAATTTCATGATATTTTTTTAGAGCTTGAAAAAGGAATTTTAGAGGGGAAATATCAACCAGGAACATTATTACCAAGTGAAAATCAATTGGTGGAACACTATTCAGTTTCTAGGGAAACAATTCGTAAAGCGTTGAATTTACTAATCAATGCAGGATATATCCAGAAGAAGCAGGGGAAAGGATCAATTGTTTTAAATGTGAGGAAATTTGACTTGCCAATTTCTGGTGTAATTAGTTATAAAGAGCTGCAAGAAGCGCAACAAATACACAGTGTAACCAGAGTGGTTGAATTAAAAGAAGAGAAGGTTAGTGAATCATTGGCGCGTCTGACTGGTTGGAAGAAAGATGCTGCTGTTTGGCGTTTGGTTCGTCAAAGAGAAATTGATGGGGAAGTAGTGATTGTTGATATTGATTATTTACTAAAAGAAATCGTTCAAGAATTGCCAGAAGAAAGAGCTGCCGATTCCATCTATGATTATTTTGAGAATGATTTAGGACTAGCAATCAGCTATGCGCAAAAAGAAATTACTGTTGAAACAATAACACTAGATGATAAGCGTTTGATGGATATTCAAGGAGATACTCACGTAGTTGTTGTTCGCAGTGTTGTTTGTTTGGAAGATACACGTTGCTTTGAATACACAGAATCTAGGCATCGATTGGATAAATTCAAATTTGTCGATTTCGCTAGACGTAGAAAAGGGTAA
- a CDS encoding sulfite exporter TauE/SafE family protein, producing the protein MYVGIIYFIVIILANTVGAISGMGGGVIIKPVLDTLHFHPLAAISFYSSVAVFTMSIVSTLKQMKNGLKLQIPIAAFVSIGSIVGGIIGNTVFESLLRLLSDEKYVQLIQIILTIITLLFAFFYTKVGGERSFDLSHPIWYVTVGLFLGFISTLLGIGGGPINVALLMLCFGVAIKEATVYSIITIFFSQAAKLVTIGQSTGFDRFDLDILWYVIPAAIVGGFVGALISGKISSKRVTQVYQVVIFLVLLLNLWNGIQLFI; encoded by the coding sequence ATGTATGTAGGTATAATTTATTTCATTGTTATTATTTTAGCGAATACGGTAGGGGCTATTTCTGGTATGGGCGGTGGAGTAATCATAAAACCTGTATTAGACACATTGCATTTTCATCCGCTAGCGGCTATTTCGTTTTATTCAAGTGTGGCAGTGTTTACGATGTCGATTGTTTCCACTTTGAAACAGATGAAAAACGGTCTGAAATTGCAAATTCCAATTGCGGCTTTTGTCTCGATAGGTTCTATCGTTGGCGGAATTATTGGAAATACTGTTTTTGAATCATTGCTACGTCTGCTTTCTGATGAAAAGTATGTTCAGCTGATTCAGATTATTCTGACGATCATAACGTTGCTTTTTGCTTTTTTTTATACGAAAGTCGGAGGAGAACGTTCTTTTGATTTGTCACATCCTATCTGGTATGTGACTGTGGGTTTATTTTTAGGGTTTATCTCCACTTTATTGGGTATTGGTGGAGGTCCAATCAATGTTGCTTTGTTAATGCTCTGTTTTGGCGTGGCCATCAAAGAAGCTACCGTCTATTCGATTATTACGATTTTTTTCTCACAAGCCGCAAAGTTAGTAACGATTGGGCAATCGACAGGCTTTGACCGTTTTGATTTAGACATATTATGGTATGTTATTCCAGCAGCAATTGTGGGTGGTTTTGTAGGAGCTTTAATCAGTGGTAAGATCTCTTCAAAGCGAGTGACACAAGTCTATCAAGTTGTTATTTTTTTGGTGTTGTTGCTTAATTTATGGAATGGAATACAATTATTTATCTAA
- a CDS encoding GNAT family N-acetyltransferase: MEYYVKQFSQLTTKQFFEIVKLRIAVFVVEQHCPYQEVDDGDEQAWHTWLQDDMDIVGYTRIIDKETYITFGRVIIHPDYRKQGLGNKLIEKTLKVIEENYPNRPIIISAQAHLVAFYGAFGFEVSSDIYLEDDIPHIQMKK, encoded by the coding sequence GTGGAGTATTATGTAAAACAGTTTTCTCAATTGACGACGAAACAATTTTTTGAGATTGTCAAACTGCGTATTGCGGTATTTGTAGTGGAACAACATTGTCCCTATCAAGAAGTGGATGATGGGGATGAACAGGCTTGGCATACCTGGTTGCAAGACGATATGGACATTGTTGGGTATACACGAATCATTGATAAAGAGACCTACATCACGTTTGGCAGGGTAATCATACATCCTGATTACCGAAAGCAAGGATTAGGAAATAAACTAATTGAAAAGACGTTGAAAGTTATTGAAGAAAACTACCCAAATCGCCCAATCATTATAAGTGCTCAGGCGCATCTCGTAGCATTTTACGGTGCTTTTGGATTTGAAGTAAGCTCAGATATTTACTTAGAAGATGACATTCCTCATATTCAGATGAAAAAATAA
- the mscL gene encoding large conductance mechanosensitive channel protein MscL — protein sequence MIKEFKEFIMRGNVLDLAVGVVIGSAFTAIVTQIVNGLITPLVSLVFVLTTGAKSADDALGALVFTVKGVSFNIGDVISALITFLITAFVLFLIVKAVNKMKKTPQAEEEELTGPTTDEYLEQIRDLLAEQNAAKTSIKDSVEK from the coding sequence TTGATTAAAGAATTTAAAGAATTTATTATGCGCGGCAATGTCCTTGATTTGGCAGTTGGGGTCGTGATTGGTTCTGCGTTTACCGCAATTGTTACCCAAATCGTTAATGGCTTAATCACACCATTAGTTAGCTTAGTCTTTGTCTTAACGACAGGAGCAAAAAGTGCAGATGACGCGTTAGGAGCTTTAGTATTCACTGTAAAAGGTGTTTCATTTAACATTGGCGATGTGATCAGTGCCCTTATTACATTTTTAATTACCGCCTTTGTTTTATTCTTGATCGTAAAAGCTGTAAACAAAATGAAAAAGACACCTCAAGCAGAGGAAGAAGAACTTACTGGCCCTACCACTGACGAGTATTTAGAGCAAATTCGTGATTTATTAGCAGAGCAAAATGCAGCAAAAACATCAATCAAAGACTCTGTCGAAAAGTAA
- the yfmF gene encoding EF-P 5-aminopentanol modification-associated protein YfmF — translation MPIALAQGVNLHVVPTEKYKTVRILVRFNTRLNKETITKRTLLSSLLETNSLNYPSQVKLSEKLAELYGASFGINVNKKGNLHWLNVSMNLVNDQYLESGQVLAGAVDFIKEILFYPNIIDGKFEAETFQREKENLRAYYESISEDKQVYSSLALQNLYFSRSEDQKIPSFGTIEDLEKETTESIANYYKQMIQEDQVDIFVLGDVDETTVATLFKALPFEDRGAGVADIFYAQSSRNVIEERSQQEPLAQSKLNLGYHTDVYYGDENYFALQIFNGVFGGFPHSKLFMNVREKENLAYYASSSVDTFRGFLSVQTGIDGKNRNQVLHLIATELENIRQGNVTDLEIHQTKAMLKNQYLLSLDNAGAVLENKYLTDLIPHLLLEDEEWIRRMEAVTLADIQRVAKRIQLQAIFFLEGEMSNA, via the coding sequence ATGCCGATTGCATTAGCACAAGGAGTCAACTTACATGTTGTTCCAACAGAAAAATACAAGACTGTGCGTATTTTAGTTCGTTTTAATACGCGATTGAATAAAGAAACGATTACCAAGCGAACGTTGTTATCTAGCTTACTTGAAACAAATAGTTTGAACTATCCAAGCCAAGTGAAATTAAGTGAAAAATTAGCAGAATTGTATGGTGCTAGTTTTGGAATCAATGTTAATAAAAAAGGAAATTTACATTGGCTGAATGTATCGATGAATTTAGTAAATGATCAATATCTGGAAAGCGGTCAAGTTTTAGCAGGTGCAGTTGACTTTATCAAAGAGATATTATTTTATCCCAATATTATTGATGGGAAATTTGAAGCAGAAACGTTCCAACGTGAAAAAGAAAACTTACGAGCATATTATGAAAGCATATCAGAAGACAAACAAGTATATTCATCATTAGCGTTACAAAATCTTTATTTCAGTCGTTCGGAAGATCAAAAAATTCCTAGTTTCGGTACAATTGAAGATTTAGAAAAAGAGACAACAGAAAGTATTGCCAACTATTACAAACAGATGATTCAAGAAGATCAAGTAGATATCTTCGTTCTTGGCGATGTGGATGAAACAACGGTTGCTACACTCTTTAAAGCATTACCATTTGAAGATCGTGGGGCAGGTGTTGCGGATATTTTTTATGCACAATCATCTAGAAATGTGATTGAAGAGCGTTCACAACAAGAACCATTAGCCCAATCAAAATTGAATTTAGGCTATCATACGGATGTTTATTATGGTGATGAGAATTATTTTGCGTTGCAGATCTTTAATGGTGTTTTCGGAGGGTTTCCACATTCTAAATTATTTATGAATGTTCGTGAAAAAGAAAATCTTGCTTACTATGCATCTAGCAGCGTTGATACATTTCGTGGTTTTTTGAGTGTACAAACGGGGATTGATGGTAAAAATCGCAATCAAGTTTTACACTTAATCGCTACAGAATTAGAAAATATCCGTCAAGGGAATGTCACAGATTTAGAAATCCATCAGACTAAAGCCATGCTGAAAAATCAATATTTACTTTCTCTGGACAATGCGGGTGCTGTGTTAGAAAATAAATATTTGACTGACTTGATTCCTCACCTCCTCTTAGAAGATGAAGAGTGGATTCGTCGAATGGAAGCTGTAACGTTAGCGGATATTCAACGAGTAGCCAAACGAATCCAGTTACAAGCTATTTTCTTTTTGGAAGGAGAAATGAGCAATGCATAA
- the yfmH gene encoding EF-P 5-aminopentanol modification-associated protein YfmH produces the protein MKEVLYTEVLPNGLTVYLLPKKDYNKTYGLFTTNYGSIDNEFVPIGEKDFVKVPDGIAHFLEHKMFEKEEGDVFQQFGRQGASANAFTSFTKTSYLFSTTDQVEKNLETLLNFVQEPYFTKETVDKEKGIIGQEIQMYLDDSNWRLFFGTLGNLYPKHPLHIDIAGTVESIGEITAEDLYTCYNTFYHPSNMTLFVVGKMEPESMMAFIRDNQSAKTFAKAQPIKRHFPKETTADIIKESSLEMAISRPKVIVGLKGLDETPATGKELLKYKLTANLLFQLLFGNTSQNYLNLYNEGLLDDSFGYEFNLDRSFHFADFGGDSDHPEELAERIEEILLTANQSTEVTETNLSLLKKKMIGKYFQSLNSLEYIANQFSQSLYGETTLFDTPEVIESIQMSDVRTFAQTFIQKDGLSRFYMYPKK, from the coding sequence ATTAAAGAAGTTCTGTATACAGAAGTTTTGCCTAATGGGCTGACTGTTTATTTACTACCTAAAAAAGACTATAACAAAACGTATGGACTGTTTACGACGAACTATGGATCAATCGACAACGAATTTGTGCCGATAGGTGAGAAGGATTTTGTGAAAGTGCCTGATGGGATTGCTCACTTTCTTGAACATAAAATGTTTGAAAAAGAAGAAGGTGACGTTTTTCAGCAATTTGGACGTCAAGGTGCGTCAGCCAATGCGTTTACAAGTTTTACAAAAACAAGTTATCTTTTTTCAACGACAGATCAAGTGGAGAAAAATTTAGAAACGTTATTAAATTTTGTGCAAGAGCCTTATTTTACAAAAGAAACGGTTGATAAGGAAAAAGGGATTATTGGACAAGAAATCCAAATGTATTTGGACGATTCTAATTGGCGTTTATTCTTTGGTACATTAGGGAATCTGTATCCAAAACATCCATTGCATATTGATATTGCGGGAACAGTAGAAAGCATCGGTGAAATCACTGCTGAGGATTTATATACGTGCTATAACACCTTTTATCATCCAAGCAACATGACATTATTTGTTGTGGGCAAGATGGAACCAGAATCGATGATGGCGTTTATTCGCGACAATCAATCGGCTAAAACATTTGCAAAAGCTCAACCGATCAAACGTCACTTTCCAAAAGAAACGACGGCAGACATTATCAAAGAAAGTTCTTTAGAAATGGCTATCAGTCGACCAAAAGTGATCGTTGGGCTAAAAGGCTTAGACGAAACACCAGCGACGGGGAAAGAATTACTTAAATACAAATTAACTGCGAATTTACTATTTCAACTATTATTCGGTAATACATCACAAAACTATTTAAATTTGTATAATGAAGGACTGTTAGATGATAGTTTTGGGTATGAGTTTAATTTGGATCGAAGCTTCCATTTTGCTGATTTTGGCGGAGATAGTGATCATCCAGAAGAGTTAGCAGAACGAATTGAAGAGATTCTTCTGACGGCTAACCAAAGCACAGAGGTAACAGAAACCAACTTATCATTGCTGAAGAAAAAAATGATTGGCAAATATTTCCAATCATTGAATTCACTAGAATACATTGCTAACCAATTCTCACAATCATTATATGGTGAAACGACATTATTTGATACACCAGAAGTGATTGAGAGCATTCAAATGTCTGATGTGAGAACATTTGCACAAACATTTATTCAAAAGGACGGGTTAAGTCGTTTTTATATGTATCCTAAAAAATAA
- a CDS encoding helix-turn-helix domain-containing protein — protein MASVNIGKKLRDARLQRNMSLDELQQITKTQKRYLVAIEENDFDSMPGTFYVRAFIRQYASAVGLDGNELVEIYDGKDEPEEIEPAIHYQTLDESRTQMYDDDNQVKQFMRSLPAIIFSLIGLAIAVVVFYITWQDRQSSPIINTPTSEIIRESSSMPVTESSQTTASSSADSSSSSSSSEPKVSAEVNFLNESGVTVNMSATNVSTPAKLEFSATAGPCWVGVYIATAENADNGYFFQKTVQPGQAQSVDIPEGTAQLVISFGASEYIEFKLNGQKAEFNPSNSGIGPRNINMTLAYAQQQPEQSQQPPQ, from the coding sequence GTGGCCAGTGTAAATATAGGAAAAAAATTAAGAGATGCACGACTGCAGAGAAATATGTCATTAGATGAACTGCAGCAAATAACTAAAACACAAAAACGCTATTTAGTAGCGATTGAAGAAAATGACTTTGATTCTATGCCAGGAACTTTTTATGTGAGAGCATTTATTCGTCAATATGCGAGTGCAGTAGGGTTGGATGGCAATGAATTAGTAGAAATTTATGATGGTAAAGATGAACCAGAAGAGATAGAGCCAGCGATTCACTATCAAACATTGGATGAATCACGTACCCAGATGTATGATGATGATAATCAGGTAAAGCAGTTTATGCGTAGCTTGCCTGCAATTATTTTTTCTTTGATTGGTTTGGCTATTGCTGTTGTTGTTTTTTATATTACTTGGCAAGATCGACAATCAAGTCCGATCATCAATACGCCGACTTCTGAAATAATCAGAGAATCTTCTTCGATGCCAGTTACTGAATCAAGCCAAACAACTGCTTCAAGTAGTGCAGATTCTTCAAGTTCAAGTTCTTCATCGGAGCCTAAAGTATCGGCAGAAGTGAACTTCTTGAATGAATCAGGAGTTACGGTTAACATGAGTGCGACGAATGTATCAACTCCAGCCAAACTTGAGTTTAGTGCAACGGCAGGACCGTGTTGGGTTGGTGTGTATATTGCAACCGCTGAAAACGCAGATAATGGTTATTTCTTCCAAAAGACTGTTCAACCAGGTCAAGCACAATCTGTTGATATTCCAGAAGGAACGGCTCAACTCGTTATCAGCTTTGGTGCTTCTGAGTATATTGAATTTAAATTAAATGGTCAAAAAGCAGAGTTTAATCCTAGTAATTCTGGAATTGGACCGAGAAATATCAATATGACTCTTGCTTATGCGCAGCAACAACCAGAACAGTCGCAACAACCGCCACAATAA
- the pgsA gene encoding CDP-diacylglycerol--glycerol-3-phosphate 3-phosphatidyltransferase — protein MNLPNKLTVIRIFMIPIFIIVVSVPMDWGDITIAGTTLALTQFVGAIIFAVASITDWLDGKIARARGLVTNFGKFADPLADKMLVMTAFIVLVGQQKAPAWVVAIIVCRELAVTGLRLLLVEGGEVMAAAWPGKVKTATQMIAIILLFINNIPFAAIGFPLDQIMLYLCLLFTIYSGVDYFVKNANVFKGSM, from the coding sequence TTGAATTTACCAAATAAATTAACCGTTATTAGAATATTTATGATTCCCATTTTTATTATTGTTGTGAGTGTACCAATGGATTGGGGCGACATTACAATTGCAGGAACGACATTAGCTCTAACACAATTCGTCGGAGCTATTATATTTGCCGTTGCAAGCATTACTGATTGGCTGGATGGGAAGATTGCACGAGCACGTGGTTTAGTCACAAATTTTGGCAAATTTGCAGATCCGTTAGCAGATAAAATGTTGGTGATGACGGCATTTATTGTTTTAGTTGGACAGCAAAAAGCACCTGCTTGGGTAGTGGCAATCATCGTTTGTAGAGAATTAGCTGTGACAGGTTTACGATTGTTGTTAGTCGAAGGCGGCGAGGTTATGGCTGCTGCTTGGCCGGGGAAAGTAAAAACAGCAACACAAATGATTGCCATTATTTTACTATTTATTAATAACATCCCATTTGCAGCGATCGGTTTTCCATTAGATCAAATCATGTTGTATCTATGTTTATTGTTTACGATTTATTCAGGTGTTGATTATTTTGTGAAAAATGCGAATGTTTTTAAAGGCTCAATGTAG